The Mucilaginibacter gracilis genomic interval ATAATAAAATCAAAATACTGATGTTTTAAATTGGTAGTTAGTTGATACTGACTTGAACGTATGTAAATTAAGAAGGTTGCCTTTATTTAAGTTATTTTATGGCTCCTTTTTACAGTACCAGGCCATAACCAGGCGTATCATTCGGTTATAAGTTTTTAAGCCTTGCGGCTGATTGTTGCTTTTTAGATAGTTATCGTACAAAATGCTGCCGAATATACCTGCCTTACCTTCAAAACTTTTCCAATAAAGCCGGTCGTGCTTACGGTCGCTACGTACCTGTGGCGATATATTTGTTTTGAGCTTTTTATAACTTAAACTATCTTTTAAAAAAACTGTAAGCATAAACTCCTCCATCCCGCTGTAATAAGCCGAATACCGCAACAAACGATTGTGCGAACCAATACCTGCTACAAAACCGCCAAAATTAGCTTCATCCTCGGCGCCAAAGCCCATTTGATGTGTCATTTCGTGGCAGGCGGTAAATGGGCGCAAAAAAACAGGCATCTGGTAATTCATCTGCGCCTCGGAAGTAAATGGGTTGTAGTCGCCTTCGGTACCCAAATAATTCATAAAAAAAGTAAGTAACGACGATTTTATTTTGGGATGAATAGCGGGGAAATATTTTGACTGTTTTGAGAGGGTATCTATAGCGTTTGCTGCCGTTTGATAAATAGCTGCGTTATTTTGCAACGTATCTTCGCTGGTTAAACGGGCCCTGCTTGCGTTTGCGCTATCAATAAGCATTGC includes:
- a CDS encoding DUF3810 domain-containing protein produces the protein MIRFKYSKGPIQSKIAIIVVLAAIWVLMVLFMNHPTAVERYYSGSLYLGICWVLHPVFNLFPFSVGDVFYILLIVYLLYVLIKIIRLLVLRRFRLMFICLLKVIIVVQALIVVFYIFWGLNYFRPSAAKRLNLQDTSYSFEDIKQVTAMLIDSANASRARLTSEDTLQNNAAIYQTAANAIDTLSKQSKYFPAIHPKIKSSLLTFFMNYLGTEGDYNPFTSEAQMNYQMPVFLRPFTACHEMTHQMGFGAEDEANFGGFVAGIGSHNRLLRYSAYYSGMEEFMLTVFLKDSLSYKKLKTNISPQVRSDRKHDRLYWKSFEGKAGIFGSILYDNYLKSNNQPQGLKTYNRMIRLVMAWYCKKEP